From a single Nicotiana tabacum cultivar K326 chromosome 8, ASM71507v2, whole genome shotgun sequence genomic region:
- the LOC107765662 gene encoding NAC domain-containing protein 100 isoform X1, whose protein sequence is MENYSGLVKEDDQQMELPPGFRFHPTDEELITHYLSNKVVDSNFFAIAIGEVDLNKFEPWDLPWKAKMGEKEWYFFCVRDKKYPTGLRTNRATAAGYWKATGKDREIFRGKSLVGMKKTLVFYKGRAPKGEKTNWVIHEYRLEGRLSLQNLPKTAKNEWVICRVFQKSCGGKKIHISGLVKLNSDENEMANSNCLPPLTDSSPYTSKIKPSASQSSHVHCFSNFFTAQKSQENLINCFNNSPNFSALSNPMNNIPINTFSCNQIVPVQSSFQSQVSFGMQNPTILKTLLENYTQNFKKEEIVSLSQETKLSTDMNNEISSIVSNLEMGRRLLEDQSLDCLWGC, encoded by the exons ATGGAAAATTATTCCGGACTTGTTAAGGAGGATGATCAACAGATGGAATTACCTCCTGGATTTCGATTTCATCCAACTGATGAAGAATTGATTACTCATTATTTGTCTAACAAAGTTGTGGATAGCAATTTCTTTGCTATTGCTATTGGAGAAGTagatttgaacaagtttgaacctTGGGACCTCCCAT GGAaggcaaaaatgggggaaaaagAATGGTATTTTTTCTGTGTGAGAGACAAGAAGTACCCAACAGGGCTGAGGACAAACAGGGCAACAGCTGCAGGTTATTGGAAAGCAACTGGAAAAGacagggagattttcagaggaaaatCTCTAGTTGGGATGAAGAAAACTCTGGTTTTCTACAAAGGGAGAGCTCCAAAAGGTGAAAAGACAAATTGGGTCATTCATGAATATAGACTTGAGGGAAGATTGTCTCTTCAAAATCTGCCCAAAACAGCAAAG AATGAATGGGTCATTTGCAGAGTATTTCAAAAGAGCTGTGGTGGGAAGAAAATCCATATTTCAGGCCTAGTGAAGCTGAATTCTGATGAAAATGAAATGGCGAATAGTAATTGTCTGCCACCATTGACAGATTCTTCCCCTTATACTAGCAAGATCAAGCCTTCTGCTTCCCAATCTAGCCACGTGCACTGCTTCTCCAATTTTTTTACTGCTCAAAAGAGCCAAGAAAACTTGATCAATTGTTTCAACAATTCTCCTAATTTCTCTGCTCTCTCAAATCCAATGAATAATATTCCCATAAATACATTTTCTTGTAACCAAATAGTCCCAGTTCAGAGCAGCTTCCAAAGTCAAGTTTCATTTGGCATGCAAAATCCTACAATTCTTAAGACTTTACTTGAGAATTATACTCAGAATTTTAAGAAAGAGGAAATAGTTAGTTTATCTCAAGAAACAAAGCTAAGCACTGACATGAATAATGAAATTTCCTCAATTGTGTCAAATCTTGAAATGGGAAGAAGATTACTTGAAGATCAGAGCCTTGACTGCCTCTGGGGTTGCTGA
- the LOC107765662 gene encoding NAC domain-containing protein 100 isoform X2 gives MNTGCFVHQTIHFSWKAKMGEKEWYFFCVRDKKYPTGLRTNRATAAGYWKATGKDREIFRGKSLVGMKKTLVFYKGRAPKGEKTNWVIHEYRLEGRLSLQNLPKTAKNEWVICRVFQKSCGGKKIHISGLVKLNSDENEMANSNCLPPLTDSSPYTSKIKPSASQSSHVHCFSNFFTAQKSQENLINCFNNSPNFSALSNPMNNIPINTFSCNQIVPVQSSFQSQVSFGMQNPTILKTLLENYTQNFKKEEIVSLSQETKLSTDMNNEISSIVSNLEMGRRLLEDQSLDCLWGC, from the exons ATGAACACGGGTTGTTTCGTGCACCAAACTATCCATTTTTCAT GGAaggcaaaaatgggggaaaaagAATGGTATTTTTTCTGTGTGAGAGACAAGAAGTACCCAACAGGGCTGAGGACAAACAGGGCAACAGCTGCAGGTTATTGGAAAGCAACTGGAAAAGacagggagattttcagaggaaaatCTCTAGTTGGGATGAAGAAAACTCTGGTTTTCTACAAAGGGAGAGCTCCAAAAGGTGAAAAGACAAATTGGGTCATTCATGAATATAGACTTGAGGGAAGATTGTCTCTTCAAAATCTGCCCAAAACAGCAAAG AATGAATGGGTCATTTGCAGAGTATTTCAAAAGAGCTGTGGTGGGAAGAAAATCCATATTTCAGGCCTAGTGAAGCTGAATTCTGATGAAAATGAAATGGCGAATAGTAATTGTCTGCCACCATTGACAGATTCTTCCCCTTATACTAGCAAGATCAAGCCTTCTGCTTCCCAATCTAGCCACGTGCACTGCTTCTCCAATTTTTTTACTGCTCAAAAGAGCCAAGAAAACTTGATCAATTGTTTCAACAATTCTCCTAATTTCTCTGCTCTCTCAAATCCAATGAATAATATTCCCATAAATACATTTTCTTGTAACCAAATAGTCCCAGTTCAGAGCAGCTTCCAAAGTCAAGTTTCATTTGGCATGCAAAATCCTACAATTCTTAAGACTTTACTTGAGAATTATACTCAGAATTTTAAGAAAGAGGAAATAGTTAGTTTATCTCAAGAAACAAAGCTAAGCACTGACATGAATAATGAAATTTCCTCAATTGTGTCAAATCTTGAAATGGGAAGAAGATTACTTGAAGATCAGAGCCTTGACTGCCTCTGGGGTTGCTGA